The region CTGCTCCGGAAGTGGCCGGTGTCCGCATCCGGGGTGGGTGAGACCACCTCGACCGGGTGTCGATATCAGGGCATACGCGTCATCGCGCCCCTAGCGTTCCTTCTATGATCAGCAGGCATTTTCTGACCGCCGTCGTGGTGCTCGGCCTCTCCATACCGGCGGCCGTCGCGGCCCACCCCATCGCTCGTCCGTCCGTACGACGTCTCATCCCCCCGGCCGGCGAACCGGCGCGGCTCCAGCCCGCGCTCACGGCGCCGTCGGCCGGCAAGCCCGCCGTCGTCTACACCGCGCACCGCGGCGGCGCCCTGGAAGTGCCCGAGAACAGCATGTCCGGGCTGGCCAGCGCCTTCAGCCGGCATGACGCCCAGGTCCTCGACTTCGACACCCGCATGCTGCGCGACGGCACGCTCGTGGTGATGCACGACGCGACGCTGGACCGCACCACCGACCGGACCGGGCCCGTACGGGCTCTGACCGCCGCGCAGTGGCGGGGCGTCCGGCTGCGCCCCGACCCCTCCCTGCGCGGCACCTGGCGGCCCGAGCGGCCGCCCACCGTCGCCGAGGCGCTGGACCGGTTCGGCGGCCGGATCACCTTGATGGTGGAGGCCAAGGACCCCGAGAGCCTGCCGCGGCTGGCGCGGATGATCCGCGACCGGGGTCTGACCCACTCCGTCTACGTCAACAGCAACCGCCCCGAGGTGGCCCGCGAGGCGCACCGTAAGGGGCTGACGACCCAGCTATGGCGGTCCGCCCGGCAGATGCGCACCGACACCCCGCGCGACTGGCGCGGGGTCGTCGACCTGCTGGACGTCGACTACCGGGCGCGCGATAAGGATGTGCGGCGGGCCGTCGCCTCCGGGATACCGCGGGTCTGGGCGCACACCGTGGACACCCCGGCGCAGCGGGACCGGATGCTGCGGCTGGGGTGCGACGGCATCATCACGGACGCACCGGCCCTGCTGGTCTCCACGCCCGTACGAACGCCGCGGGCGCCCAGCGGAAGGTGAGCGACAGCCGACGGCGGTGGGTGAACGGGGCCGACCAGCGGCCCGGCCCGGGCGACAAGGGTGGCCCCGGGGACAGCGGACCGCGCGAGAGGTACCCGGCTCAGGCGGCGAGGAGCCCCCTCCTGGGCAACGGACCCCGCGAGAGGCCCCCGGCCCTGGGCGGCGGGCGTGGCCCCCGGCCCTGGGCGGCGGGCGTGGCCCCCGGCCCTGGGCGGCGGGCGTGGCCCGGCCCTGGGCGGCGGGCGTGGCCCGGCCCTTGCCCGCCCCCCGCCCGAGCGGCGGGGGTGGCCCCTTCCCGCCGGTAGAATCCGCCGAATGCACGCCCCCGACGCCGCCCTTACCGACGAGACCCCGCAGACCGCGCTCGCCGGCCTGCTCGACGGTCTGCCGCCCCGCCAGGCGGCCCAGGCGGTCGATCGGCTGATCGGCCACTACCGGGGGCGCACCCCGACCGACGCGCCGGTGCTGCGCGACCGCTCCGACGTCGCCGCCTACGCCGCGTACCGGATGCCCGCGACCTTCGAGGCCGCGCGCGCCGCCCTCGCCG is a window of Streptomyces violaceusniger Tu 4113 DNA encoding:
- a CDS encoding glycerophosphodiester phosphodiesterase; translated protein: MISRHFLTAVVVLGLSIPAAVAAHPIARPSVRRLIPPAGEPARLQPALTAPSAGKPAVVYTAHRGGALEVPENSMSGLASAFSRHDAQVLDFDTRMLRDGTLVVMHDATLDRTTDRTGPVRALTAAQWRGVRLRPDPSLRGTWRPERPPTVAEALDRFGGRITLMVEAKDPESLPRLARMIRDRGLTHSVYVNSNRPEVAREAHRKGLTTQLWRSARQMRTDTPRDWRGVVDLLDVDYRARDKDVRRAVASGIPRVWAHTVDTPAQRDRMLRLGCDGIITDAPALLVSTPVRTPRAPSGR